In Tubulanus polymorphus chromosome 2, tnTubPoly1.2, whole genome shotgun sequence, a single window of DNA contains:
- the LOC141899593 gene encoding uncharacterized protein LOC141899593 yields the protein MSEANERPVSFNVSLDDSGVGKTSGQMPEKLKKRLSDHMPRPVTPDVLDEKQKAAEERRKAQEKARIERIQEREKECKKMCEKVTPIIEKDVNLTAPSSKIGKD from the exons ATGTCTGAAGCAAATGAACGACCAGTTTCATTCAACGTATCATTGGATGATAGTGGAGTTGGAAAAACATCAGGTCAAATGccggaaaaattgaaaaagcgTCTAAGTGATCATATGCCTAGACCGGTTACTCCAGATGTCTTGGATGAAAAGCAAAAGGCAGCCGAAGAACGGAGGAAG GCCCAAGAAAAAGCAAGGATTGAAAGGATCCAAGAAAGAGAAAAGGAATGCAAAAAAATGTGTGAAAAAGTCACTCCAATCATCGAGAAAGATGTCAATTTGACAGCTCCTTCAAGTAAAATAGGCAAAGATTGA